DNA from Comamonas serinivorans:
CTGGACCGGCGTGCCCACCATGTACAAGCGGCTCAAGGCGCATCACGACGCCACAGGCCGCAGGGCTCCCGCACTGAAGACCCTGGGCATTGGCGCGGCACCGGTGCCCATGGCCATCAAGCACTGGGTGCGGGAGCAGTTTGGCGATGTGCTGCACGAGGGCTACGGCTCAAGCGAGACCGGCATGATCACCACCATGTCGCCGGCCGACCACTTCCGCAAGTCGGGGTCCAGCGGCAAGCCCTACGCCGGCGTGCTGATCGAGATCCGCGACGACGGTGGCCAGCCCTGTGCAGTGAACGAGGTCGGCGAGATCTGGGTCAACACCCCGGTCTGCATCACCCATTACCTCAACGCGCCGCCGCTGGGTGACGACACGCGCGATGCACGGGGGTATTTCAGAACGGGTGACATGGGCAGGATGGATGACGAGGGATACCTCTTCATCACCGACCGAGCCAAGGACATGATCATCTCGGGCGGCGTGAACATCTACCCGGCAGAGATCGAATCCGCCTTCTACCAGCACCCGCAGGTGCTGGACATCGCCGTCATTGGCCTGCCCGACGAGGAATTTGGCGAGCAGGTCATCGCCTACTACGAAAGCAAAGGCGGCCAGCCGATCGCCGACGACGAACTGGCGGCCATCGGCCAGAGCCAGCTCGCGTCGTACAAGCGACCGCGCCAATTCATCCACGTCCACGAGCTGCCGCGCAACGCGGTCGGCAAGATTTTGAAGCGCGAGCTTCGCCAACCCCATTGGGACCACCAGGAGCGCAACGTATGACTTTCACCATCACCGACCTCAGCGGGCGAATCGCCGCCATCACTGGCGCAGGCCAGGGCGTGGGCCGCGAAGTGGCCTTGCACTTTGCCAAGAGCGGCGCCAAGGCCGTCATCGTCAACGACTTCTATGCCGAGCGCGCCAACGCCGTGGTGCAGGAGATCGAGGCACTGGGCCTGGGCACCCGGGCCGTGGCTGCCGTGTTCGACGTCACGCGGCTGGACGACGTCAAGACCGCCCTGGCCGAGGCCGCGCAGGCCGCCGGCGGCCCCATCGACATCCTGGTGAACAACGCGGGCAATGCCGGCGTCAACCCCGACCCCGATGCGCGCAAGCATTTCTGGGAGGTGGGCGAAGCCGCGTGGGACAGCTTCATCCGCGTGAACTTCTACGGCGTCATCAACTGCACGGCCGCGGTGGTGCCCGGCATGATCGAGCAAAACGCTGGCCGCATCATCACCATCATCTCGGACGCTGGCCGCGTGGGCGAGCCCAACCTCGAGATCTACTCCGGCGCCAAGGCCGGCGCGGCCGGGTTCATGCGCGGTGCGGCCAAGGCCCTCGCGCGCCACAACATCACGGCCAACTGCGTGGCGATTGCAGCCACGGCCACGCCAGCCATCTCGGCGCGCATGGAGGCCAACCCCGACGCCAAGAAGAAGATGCTGTCGCACTACGTGGTGCGGCGCATGGGCGAGCCCACGGACATCGCCAACATGGTGCTGTTCCTGGCCTCGGGCGCCAGCTCCTGGATCACCGGGCAGACCTACCCGGTCAATGGCGGCTATTCCTTCAATCTTTGAGCAGTATCCACTTTTTGCCGTTTTCTTGAAAACGACATTTCACCCATACTCCATAAAGAATAATCCATGAGCACCCAACCCGTAGCATTGCTCGACAAGCGCGATGGCGTCGCCATCGTCACGCTCAACCGCCCCGAGGTGAAGAACGCTTGCAACAACGCCCTGGGGGTCGCGCTGCAGGAAATCTTCGACGACATCGAAGACGACAAGCGCTGCTTCGTTGCCGTGATCCACGGCGCGGGTGGCAACTTTTCAACCGGTGCCGACCTGAAGGAAGCCGCCAGCGGCGTCAAACGCACGCGGCTGCACCGCGGCGGCTTCGGCTGCTTCAAGTACCCGCTCAAAAAGCCGACCATCGCCGCGGTCGAAGGCTACGCCGTGGGCGGCGGCTTTGAGCTGGCGTTGACCTGCGACCTGGTGGTGGCGGCTTCCGATGCGAAGTTCGGCCTGCCCGAGGTCAAGCACAACCTGGTCGCCATCGGTGGCGGCCTGTTCCGCCTGCCCAAGAAGATTCCCTACAACATCGCCTTCGAAATGGCCTTGACCGGGAAGATCCAAGGCGTGGACTTCCTCCAGCCCTACGGCATCCTGAACCGCGTCACCGCGCCCGGACAGGCGCTGGACGCCGCGCTGACCCTGGCGCAAGAGATGCTGGCCAATGGCCCCACGGCCCTGGCCGCGACCAAGCAGATCATGAGCAAGGCCTTCGAGTGGCCTGAGCTGGACGCCTGGGACCTGCAGATGCCGGTCGCCGTCGCAGCCCTGCAGTCGCGCGACCGCGTCGAAGGCCTCAAGGCCTTTGCCGAAAAGCGCAAGCCCGTCTGGTCGGGTGAGTGACCGCGCGCCCTGCCCCAACCCCACAGGAGACACACTATGCAACGACGCGACGCATTGCGGGCTGCCGCCCTGGGCACTCTGGGCGGCTTGGCCTCGGGCTGGCTGACCCCGGCACAGGCGCAGGCGAGCGCCCTGAACGTCATCATGCCGATTGGCGGCGGCACCGGCGCCGACACCAGCACGCGCCTGCTGGCCGATGTGATCGGCCGCGAGCTGAAGCGCTCGGTGGTGATCGAGAACAAGCCTGGCGCCGACACCATGATCGCCACCCAGCATGTGCTGTCGGGCAGCAGCGACGGCAGCCGCGTGCTGTTCACCTCGCCCAGCAACATGGTGATCGTGCCGTTGGTCAACAAGCGGCTCAACTTCAACCCGGCCGCGCAGCTGCAACCGGTCATCACCGCCATGCGCGGCGGCACCTCGCTGGTGGTCAAAAGCGGCCGCTTCAAGGATCTGGCCGAGTTCGTGGCTGCCGCCAAACGGGCGCCCGGCCAAGTCTCGCTGGCCACGTATGGCGGCCACTATTACAAGCTGCTGGGCCTGATGATCCAGCGTGAACTCGGCATCGAGCTCAACCTGGCGCCCTACAAGGATCCGGCCCCGGCCGTGAACGACGTGGTGGGCGGCAACGTGGACGCCATGCTCAGCGATGCCAGCGGTGCGCGCGAGTTCTTCCGCGCCGGCAAGACCCACATCCTGGCGCAGACCCACGGGCGCCGGCCCCAGGCCTTCCACGACGTGCCCACCTTCCAGGAGTTGGGCCACCCTGGCCTGGTCGCCTACATCTGGACCGGCTTTGCTGTGAAGGCCGGCACACCGCCTGAGGTGGTGGCCCAGCTGTACCAGTCGTTTTCCCGCGCGCTCAAGTCCAAGGAGTACGTGGACTACATGGCGGCCAACAGCTCGGGCGCCGAGGTGGTCGACCTCGACCCCGAACAGACGCGCCAGTACCTGGACGCCGAACGCAAGCGCTTTGCCGCGCTGATCGACAAGACCGGCTACACGGCCTGACTGCCCGCCTGTTCGACGTCAGCCGGCCTGTGGTGATTTCTCGGCCACGGCCAGCTCTAAGACAAAGCTGTATCCATCGATCGTCGATGTACAGATATCGACCATCCGCCCATACCCCACGATGCCTTGCATCGCCTGGAACCCGCCATGAGTTTGTCTCCCGCCTTGGCCGCACGCCTGCGCCTGCCGCTGATTGCCGCCCCCATGTTGCGCGTGTCCGGCCCCGACCTGGTAGCCGCCGCGTGCGCCAGCGGCGTGATCGGCGCCTTCCCCACCGTCAACGCCCGCGGCAGCGCCGAGCTGGATGCATGGCTCACACGCATCCACGCCCGGCTGGCCGAGGTGCCCGGCCCCGTGGCGCCCGTCTGTCCCAACATCATCATGCGGCGCCAGACCACCCTGGCCGACGACCTGGCGGTGCTGCTGCACCACCGCGTCGAGATGGTGATCGCCAGCGTGGGCTCGCCCGAAGCGGTGATTCAGCCGCTGCACGACATCGGCTGCCAGGTATTTGCCGACGTGGCCTCGATTCGCCATGCCGAGAAGGCGCTGGCGGTAGGTGCCGACGGCCTGGTGCTGCTGACGGCCGGCGCCGGCGGGCAGACCGGCTGGGCCAACCCCTTCGCCTTTGTGCGCGCGGTACGCGCCATGTTCGACGGGCCCATCGTGCTGTCCGGCGGCATGTCCGACGGCGCAGCACTGTGGGCCGCACGCGCACTGGGTTGTGACCTGGCCATGATGGGCACCCGCTTCATCGCCACGCCCGAAAGCATGGCAGGCCAGCCCCACAAGGCCATGCTGGTCGACAGTCGCCTGGACGACGTGATGCTGACCCAGGCCTTCACAGGCCTGGACGCCAACATGCTGCGGCCGTCCATCGTGGCAGCCGGCCTGGACCCCCGGGGGCTGGAAGGCAAGGTCTCACCCGAACGGGCCCGCGAGCTGTTCAGCGCACACGGCCAGGAGGCCACCGGCCCCAAACGCTGGGTGGACATCTGGAGCGCCGGCCACAGCGTGTCCGGGGTAACCGGCGTGCAGCCCGTGGCCGAGCTGGTCGAGCAGCTGGCCCACGAATACCAGGCCGCCCGGGCTCAGGCCCACGCCTTGGCTTGACCTGCTCCATACACCCAGGAGACCCCGCATGAGACTGGCCGACTACTTCGACAAAGCCGTGCGCACCGGCACGCGCGAACACGCCCTGGTGGAAGGCGATGTGCGCATCAGCCACCTCGAGGTGCAAGCCCAGGTGCACGCCATCGCCAACGCGATGGATGCCGATGCCGACATCCGCCCCGGCGCCCACGTGGCCATCTACTGCCCCAACCACTGGCGGGTGCCGGTGCTGCTGCTGGCCATCAACCGGGCCGACCGCGTCCGCCTGCCCGTGCACACGCGCAACCCGCTGGCCGTGAACCTGGAGGTGCTGGCCTTCATGGACTGCGAGGTGCTGTTCTTCCACAGCCGTTTCGAGCACGAGGTGGCCGAGATGCGCGCCGCGTTGCCCCGCCTGCGCCGCGTGATCTGCATCGACGCCGAATCGGCCCATGGCCCCAGCCTGGCGGCCTGGAGCGCGCCGCACCAGCGGCCCTACCTCTCACAGATGGAAGACCCGATGGCGCCGGCCTTTCTGCAGCCTACCGGCGGCACCACGGGCCCGTCGAAAGCCGCCATCCACACCCACCGCAGCGCCGAAATGATGCTGATCGGCAACCGGCTCAGCGGCGATCACGATGCCCACCACACCTACCTGGCTGTGGCCCCGCTGACCCACGCCGGTGGCACCGCAGCCCTGCACACGCTGTGCGCGGGCAACACCGTGGTGGTGCTGGACGACACCTCTCCCGCCGCGATCCTCGACGCCATCGAGCGGCATGGCGTGACCCATTTCTTCCTGCCGCCCACGCTGTTCTACCTGCTGCTGGCCGAGCTGGAGCGCGCCCCCCGCGCCCTGCCCTCGCTGCGGCAGCTGGGCGTGGGTGCGGCGCCTGTGTCCCCCGACAAGGTCAAGCAGGCGACGCGCATGCTGGGGCCCATCGTGGCCGAGGGCTATGGCCAGACCGAATGCGGGGCGCCAGTCACGCGCAAGGTTCCCGCCGACTACATCCACGCCGATGGCCGCTTCGACGAGGTCGCGCTGCGGTCCGCCGGCAAGGCCGTGGACACGGTCTGGGTCGAAATCATGGACGACCAGGGCCGGCTGCTGCCAGCCGGCGAACGCGGCGAAATCGTGGTACGCGGGGGCTCGCTGATGCTGGGCTACTACAAGAACGAGGCCGAGACGGCCCGCATCGACGCCTTCGGCTGGCGCCACACCGGCGACGTGGGCGTCAAGGACGAGCGCGGCTTCCTCACCATCGTGGACCGCGTGAAGGACATGATCGTGACCGGCGGCTTCAACGTCTACCCGGCGCAGGTCGAGCGCGTGATCCTGGAGTTCGACGCCGTGCAGGAATGCGCCGTGGTCGGCGTGCCCGACGACACCTGGGGCGAAGCGGTCAAGGCCGTGGTCGAGCTCAAACCCGGGCAGACCCTCGACGAGGGCGAGGTCATCGCGCTGTGCAAGGCCAGGCTCGGTGGTGTCTACGCCCCCAAATCGGTGGAGGTCTGGCCCAGCATCCCGCGCAGCGCCGTCGGCAAGACGCTGCGCCGTGAGGTGCGCGAGGCCTTCTGGCGTCAGCACTGGCGCGCGGTCTGAGGCCTGGGCGACCCCGCGCAGATCAGGTGAAACTTGCCACCTCGCCCTGGGCGAAAGATAGAGCTCGCGCAGCTTCCGCCCTCGGCCCCAGCGCCGGTGTACTCCGTCCAGGATGGAACGGGATTCACACAATTGGATGCGCGTGGTCTACCCCAGAAATTTGAGCCGTCGTCTAGGCCTCGCCGGCTCAAAGCTGCCGCAGCAGCGCCCGCTGCTCCCTGAGCACCTGGTTGACCTCCCGCGAGAGTGCCCGCAGGCGAGGCCTCAGGCCCCCTTTGAACGCGTTCAAGGCCGAGCGCTGCTTGCCCTCAACGCTTCTTGGACCGGTGGATTGGCGCCAGGGCTGGGTCTCGCGGATGCGCTGCGCCTGCTGCCGTCTTTGCTCGTCGCTCCACCGCCTAGCCGCCATGGGCTTGCTCCACTGTCAGTTCGTTTGGCGTCTTGGCCTCATTTCCCACGTGCGAGGACGCGACGCCGTTGTTCACCTGCTGGGTGTGCGCCACGTTGGCCTGGCGCACAAAGGCCACTTGCTTGGGCTGCTTGGCGTTGATCAACGCCTCCAGGGTCGCTCGGCCGTTGCTCTGGGCCTTCAGGGCGAGCTGGAGCAAGGCCTGCTGTTGAAGTCCCCTCGAAAACCTGAACCATCCGGAAGTAGAGAATTCCCCCAGCAGGACTTCATGGTGAATGTCGGCTTGCTGGCCCAAACTGGTATCCGACATGCGAGCGGCGAACGACCGCAGCCGCTGCTCAGCAGACATTGCCGATGACAACTCGAAGAACCGCAACGGCACATTGCGGTCAGCATTCATCCTCAGCCCTACTGTGACCTGATTCGAAGGTGTAGAGGTGTAGCCCACAGCAGAGCCTGCCACACACAGGGCCGTTACTGCACCTCAGGCTCCTTGGGCTTGCGCCAAGCTCACCGCCAGTTGCCGCGCACGCTTGGCACTCGCCCCCTTGCCCGTGATCGCCAGCGCGGGCGCATGGGCCAGCATGCGTTCGAAGACGGCGCGCACTTCGTCGGCGTTGATGTCCTCGATCATGGCCAGCGCATCGGCCATGGGCAGCACGTTGTCGCTGGCCAGCAGCTCTTCCACGGCCTGCTCCATCGTGGCGTAGGGGCGTTCCGCGGCACGCACGCGCGACACGGTCAGTTGGTTCCTGGCCCGCTCCAGGTGCACGGGGTCGATGGCGGCCGCCTGCGCACGCAGCAGCTCGCCCGTGGCCGCGACCAGCGCATCCAGCTTATCGGGCGTGGTCACCGCATGCACGACGAAGTTGCCCCAGACGTCGCCCTTGTCGATCGAGGCATTGGCGGTGTAGGCCAGGCCGAGTTGCTCCCGGATGGTGTCGACCAGGGGCGAGGACATGCCACTGCCGAAGAGGTTGGCGGCCAGCGCCGCCACCAGGCGCCAGCGCTGCTGGGGCAGCGCATCGGGCTGCGCCGGCGCCACGGGATAGGCGATGTTCAGGAACACCTGCGAGACCTGCGTGAAGCGCCGTGCGACGGTCTGGCCGACGTAAGCAGTGGGCGCCGGGGGCTGGGCCACCGCTGCATCGGGCGCAGCCGGCATGGCCCCGAACAGCTCCGCGGCCAGCGCCATCCAGGCCTCGACGTCGAAGTTGCCGGCCGCAGCCACGACCGTCTTCTGCGCCACGTAATGCGTCTGCACATGGCGCACCAGGTCGCTGCGCGTGAAGCCCTCGATGTTGGCGAGGGTGCCGATCACGGGCATGCCCATGGCGGCATCGCCCCAGATGGCGCGGTCCAGCAGGTCGTCGGCGCTGTCCTGCGGGTCTTCGTCGTACTCGATGGCTTCTTGCCGGATCACTTCCAGTTCGCGCTGTAGCTCACTCTCCGGGAAGGTGCTGTTGAGCACGATGTCGGCCGTCATGCGCAGCAGCTGGTCGGCATGCCAGCCCAGGCCGGTCATGAAGTAGGCCGTGCTGTCCTTGCCGGTGAAGGCGTTGACGTCGGCGCCCAGCCGCTCGGCGTCCAGGTTGATCGCCTGCACGGTGCGCGTGGCCGTGCCCTTGAACGCCATGTGCTCCAGCACGTGGCTGATGCCGTTGGTGGCCGGCGTCTCGTCGCGCGAGCCGACTCGCAGGAAGACCCCCACGCTAACGCTTTGCACATGCGGCATCGGGACAGCCAGCAGGCGCACACCGTTCGCAAGTTGACGCAGGACCGCAGCACCGCGGTTGTCAGGAGGCTGCACCATGACTCAGCTGGCTTGCTGCGGCAGGACGCCGACGCCGTAGAGCGCCAGCAGGCCGACCAGGTGGCCGACGGAGACGCCGGGCTCGCCCGCTTCGATGCGGCCAATGGTCTGCACGTGCACGCCCAGGCGCGCGGCCGCGGCGGCCTGGCCCTCACCAGCGGCCAGGCGTGCTGCCTTGGCTGCCGCGCCCAGGACACGGATGCTTTGCAAGGCGTCCTCGCCGATGTCTGTGGAAATGCGCTTGCCTTGGGTCATGCGGGAGATTGTCGCGTGAGGCTTCTAGCCGTGGAGCGAAGGTCAGGCCGTTCCAAGACGAGCGGACTTACCAGCAGGTCCGGGCACAAGCCTCAGCCTTCGTCGGTCTGCATCTGTGCAACCCGCTCAATCAACTCAAAGAACGTCAGATTCAGCGTCTTGGCAATGACTTCCAAGGCATTGATGGTGGGGTTCGCAAGGCCACGCTCCACTCGGCTGAGATAGGTCTGATAGAAGCCGCACCGTTCTGCGAACTCGACCTGACTCAACCCCATGGCCTGCCTTTGCACGCGGA
Protein-coding regions in this window:
- a CDS encoding class I adenylate-forming enzyme family protein — protein: MTTPTLVEHWATQQPDRFAVISDELSLTWAELNTWADQAAHRLAAHDIGLGDIVALRLQTTPHWVVMMLAISKLQARLLGVNWRLVADEVNFVLENSRAKLLVLDDDEKPELVQGITTLGAHRLVRLSAICEPDAIQASLSEVPRRTMPELCAQVIYTSGTTGRPKGVELLAKPQPGNQRLNTYLADLGGAHRQYGLDDVILVSMPMHHGSGPGQVKNAIKNGATLVMQKRFDAANWFDLVERHGVTHWTGVPTMYKRLKAHHDATGRRAPALKTLGIGAAPVPMAIKHWVREQFGDVLHEGYGSSETGMITTMSPADHFRKSGSSGKPYAGVLIEIRDDGGQPCAVNEVGEIWVNTPVCITHYLNAPPLGDDTRDARGYFRTGDMGRMDDEGYLFITDRAKDMIISGGVNIYPAEIESAFYQHPQVLDIAVIGLPDEEFGEQVIAYYESKGGQPIADDELAAIGQSQLASYKRPRQFIHVHELPRNAVGKILKRELRQPHWDHQERNV
- a CDS encoding SDR family NAD(P)-dependent oxidoreductase, with product MTFTITDLSGRIAAITGAGQGVGREVALHFAKSGAKAVIVNDFYAERANAVVQEIEALGLGTRAVAAVFDVTRLDDVKTALAEAAQAAGGPIDILVNNAGNAGVNPDPDARKHFWEVGEAAWDSFIRVNFYGVINCTAAVVPGMIEQNAGRIITIISDAGRVGEPNLEIYSGAKAGAAGFMRGAAKALARHNITANCVAIAATATPAISARMEANPDAKKKMLSHYVVRRMGEPTDIANMVLFLASGASSWITGQTYPVNGGYSFNL
- a CDS encoding crotonase/enoyl-CoA hydratase family protein; the protein is MSTQPVALLDKRDGVAIVTLNRPEVKNACNNALGVALQEIFDDIEDDKRCFVAVIHGAGGNFSTGADLKEAASGVKRTRLHRGGFGCFKYPLKKPTIAAVEGYAVGGGFELALTCDLVVAASDAKFGLPEVKHNLVAIGGGLFRLPKKIPYNIAFEMALTGKIQGVDFLQPYGILNRVTAPGQALDAALTLAQEMLANGPTALAATKQIMSKAFEWPELDAWDLQMPVAVAALQSRDRVEGLKAFAEKRKPVWSGE
- a CDS encoding Bug family tripartite tricarboxylate transporter substrate binding protein produces the protein MQRRDALRAAALGTLGGLASGWLTPAQAQASALNVIMPIGGGTGADTSTRLLADVIGRELKRSVVIENKPGADTMIATQHVLSGSSDGSRVLFTSPSNMVIVPLVNKRLNFNPAAQLQPVITAMRGGTSLVVKSGRFKDLAEFVAAAKRAPGQVSLATYGGHYYKLLGLMIQRELGIELNLAPYKDPAPAVNDVVGGNVDAMLSDASGAREFFRAGKTHILAQTHGRRPQAFHDVPTFQELGHPGLVAYIWTGFAVKAGTPPEVVAQLYQSFSRALKSKEYVDYMAANSSGAEVVDLDPEQTRQYLDAERKRFAALIDKTGYTA
- a CDS encoding NAD(P)H-dependent flavin oxidoreductase, whose translation is MSLSPALAARLRLPLIAAPMLRVSGPDLVAAACASGVIGAFPTVNARGSAELDAWLTRIHARLAEVPGPVAPVCPNIIMRRQTTLADDLAVLLHHRVEMVIASVGSPEAVIQPLHDIGCQVFADVASIRHAEKALAVGADGLVLLTAGAGGQTGWANPFAFVRAVRAMFDGPIVLSGGMSDGAALWAARALGCDLAMMGTRFIATPESMAGQPHKAMLVDSRLDDVMLTQAFTGLDANMLRPSIVAAGLDPRGLEGKVSPERARELFSAHGQEATGPKRWVDIWSAGHSVSGVTGVQPVAELVEQLAHEYQAARAQAHALA
- a CDS encoding class I adenylate-forming enzyme family protein; this encodes MRLADYFDKAVRTGTREHALVEGDVRISHLEVQAQVHAIANAMDADADIRPGAHVAIYCPNHWRVPVLLLAINRADRVRLPVHTRNPLAVNLEVLAFMDCEVLFFHSRFEHEVAEMRAALPRLRRVICIDAESAHGPSLAAWSAPHQRPYLSQMEDPMAPAFLQPTGGTTGPSKAAIHTHRSAEMMLIGNRLSGDHDAHHTYLAVAPLTHAGGTAALHTLCAGNTVVVLDDTSPAAILDAIERHGVTHFFLPPTLFYLLLAELERAPRALPSLRQLGVGAAPVSPDKVKQATRMLGPIVAEGYGQTECGAPVTRKVPADYIHADGRFDEVALRSAGKAVDTVWVEIMDDQGRLLPAGERGEIVVRGGSLMLGYYKNEAETARIDAFGWRHTGDVGVKDERGFLTIVDRVKDMIVTGGFNVYPAQVERVILEFDAVQECAVVGVPDDTWGEAVKAVVELKPGQTLDEGEVIALCKARLGGVYAPKSVEVWPSIPRSAVGKTLRREVREAFWRQHWRAV
- a CDS encoding M16 family metallopeptidase → MVQPPDNRGAAVLRQLANGVRLLAVPMPHVQSVSVGVFLRVGSRDETPATNGISHVLEHMAFKGTATRTVQAINLDAERLGADVNAFTGKDSTAYFMTGLGWHADQLLRMTADIVLNSTFPESELQRELEVIRQEAIEYDEDPQDSADDLLDRAIWGDAAMGMPVIGTLANIEGFTRSDLVRHVQTHYVAQKTVVAAAGNFDVEAWMALAAELFGAMPAAPDAAVAQPPAPTAYVGQTVARRFTQVSQVFLNIAYPVAPAQPDALPQQRWRLVAALAANLFGSGMSSPLVDTIREQLGLAYTANASIDKGDVWGNFVVHAVTTPDKLDALVAATGELLRAQAAAIDPVHLERARNQLTVSRVRAAERPYATMEQAVEELLASDNVLPMADALAMIEDINADEVRAVFERMLAHAPALAITGKGASAKRARQLAVSLAQAQGA
- a CDS encoding helix-turn-helix domain-containing protein, whose amino-acid sequence is MTQGKRISTDIGEDALQSIRVLGAAAKAARLAAGEGQAAAAARLGVHVQTIGRIEAGEPGVSVGHLVGLLALYGVGVLPQQAS
- a CDS encoding helix-turn-helix domain-containing protein, with amino-acid sequence MGLSQVEFAERCGFYQTYLSRVERGLANPTINALEVIAKTLNLTFFELIERVAQMQTDEG